A stretch of the Aphis gossypii isolate Hap1 chromosome 2, ASM2018417v2, whole genome shotgun sequence genome encodes the following:
- the LOC114124005 gene encoding KICSTOR complex protein kaptin-like isoform X4 gives MDGLVQSVVYDTSCPANIYSATVMHKVDGDQKIVMIASKKDMITLESKIVDDKVETYIVELNFSNIPSNAEIISIHCINRNKEFDDFVFGITYALVIENEDPETAETYLNIYSGFPGSSLEAIMENCETLQLDFVPFQLNHAIYMSETHKNGMWLLSGSDGKIHAYKSEQQEIVEKKIEDYFIEFEDTKDSIVLCFGTKSFSDYKKRMSYYGCETGYSMFSVVDSEKNQILQSFSERYESPITVMQLFNIHKKTVDIDNILSVGDDFIPDCDTVNEKEQICLLVGSAVESAVVYMNVLENNLRNAITLTDSNRHQAIVCALITDVNFDSKNEILLGTYGNYILNYVYENNNWVEQQQFDMRDSVYTICYLDITGEGVNDVVVMSERGIHILKHEPRYIVEVLKNRLKL, from the exons atggacGGATTAGTACAGTCGGTAGTGTACGACACTTCGTGCCCGGCGAATATTTATTCAGCAACGGTAATGCATAAAGTCGATGGAGACCAAAAGATTGTTATGATCGCTTCAAAAAAGGACATGATCACTCTGGAGTCGAAGATAGTAGACGATAAGGTCGAAACTTATATTGTGGAactcaatttttctaatattccAA gtaaTGCTGAGATCATTTCTATACACTGCATAAACAGAAATAAGGAGTTTGATGATTTCGTTTTCGGAATAACATATGcattg GTTATAGAAAACGAAGATCCAGAAACGGCTGaaacatacttaaatatatactcaGGGTTTCCTGGTTCATCATTAGAAGCTATAATGGAAAATTGCGAAACACTTCAATTGGATTTTGTTCCATTTCAATTGAATCATGCCATTTATATGTCGGAAAcacataaaaac gGCATGTGGTTATTATCAGGAAGTGATGGAAAAATACACGCTTATAAGAGTGAACAACaagaaattgttgaaaaaaaaattgaggattattttattgaatttgaagATACAAAAGACTCTATTGTTCTGTGTTTTGGTACTAAATCATTCAGTGACTACAAAAA aaGAATGTCGTATTATGGATGTGAAACAGGATATTCAATGTTCTCAGTTGTtgattcagaaaaaaatcagATACTACAAAGTTTTTCTGAACGTTATGAATCACCAATAACAGTCAtgcaattgtttaatatacacaaaaaaactGTTGACATTGACAATATTCTTTCAG TTGGAGATGATTTCATACCAGATTGTGATACTGTGAATGAAAAAGAACAAATCTGTCTACTAGTAGGAAGTGCAGTTGAAAGTGCTGTTGTATATAT gaATGTGTtggaaaacaatttaagaaaCGCAATTACATTAACCGATAGTAATAGGCATCAAGCTATTGTATGTGCTTTAATCACAGATGTAAATTTTGATTCCAAGAATGAAATACTACTTGGGACTTATGGAAat tatattttaaattatgtctaCGAAAATAACAATTGGGTGGAACAACAACAATTTGATATGAGAGACTCagtttatacaatttgttatttagatATAACTGGCGAAGGAGTGAATGATGTAGTTGTAATGAGTGAGAGaggaatacatattttaaaa CATGAACCTAGGTATATAGTTGAAGTActaaaaaatcgtttaaaactATAG
- the LOC114124005 gene encoding KICSTOR complex protein kaptin-like isoform X2 → MDGLVQSVVYDTSCPANIYSATVMHKVDGDQKIVMIASKKDMITLESKIVDDKVETYIVELNFSNIPSNAEIISIHCINRNKEFDDFVFGITYALVIENEDPETAETYLNIYSGFPGSSLEAIMENCETLQLDFVPFQLNHAIYMSETHKNGMWLLSGSDGKIHAYKSEQQEIVEKKIEDYFIEFEDTKDSIVLCFGTKSFSDYKKRMSYYGCETGYSMFSVVDSEKNQILQSFSERYESPITVMQLFNIHKKTVDIDNILSVGDDFIPDCDTVNEKEQICLLVGSAVESAVVYMQMFYICLRNVLENNLRNAITLTDSNRHQAIVCALITDVNFDSKNEILLGTYGNYILNYVYENNNWVEQQQFDMRDSVYTICYLDITGEGVNDVVVMSERGIHILKHEPRYIVEVLKNRLKL, encoded by the exons atggacGGATTAGTACAGTCGGTAGTGTACGACACTTCGTGCCCGGCGAATATTTATTCAGCAACGGTAATGCATAAAGTCGATGGAGACCAAAAGATTGTTATGATCGCTTCAAAAAAGGACATGATCACTCTGGAGTCGAAGATAGTAGACGATAAGGTCGAAACTTATATTGTGGAactcaatttttctaatattccAA gtaaTGCTGAGATCATTTCTATACACTGCATAAACAGAAATAAGGAGTTTGATGATTTCGTTTTCGGAATAACATATGcattg GTTATAGAAAACGAAGATCCAGAAACGGCTGaaacatacttaaatatatactcaGGGTTTCCTGGTTCATCATTAGAAGCTATAATGGAAAATTGCGAAACACTTCAATTGGATTTTGTTCCATTTCAATTGAATCATGCCATTTATATGTCGGAAAcacataaaaac gGCATGTGGTTATTATCAGGAAGTGATGGAAAAATACACGCTTATAAGAGTGAACAACaagaaattgttgaaaaaaaaattgaggattattttattgaatttgaagATACAAAAGACTCTATTGTTCTGTGTTTTGGTACTAAATCATTCAGTGACTACAAAAA aaGAATGTCGTATTATGGATGTGAAACAGGATATTCAATGTTCTCAGTTGTtgattcagaaaaaaatcagATACTACAAAGTTTTTCTGAACGTTATGAATCACCAATAACAGTCAtgcaattgtttaatatacacaaaaaaactGTTGACATTGACAATATTCTTTCAG TTGGAGATGATTTCATACCAGATTGTGATACTGTGAATGAAAAAGAACAAATCTGTCTACTAGTAGGAAGTGCAGTTGAAAGTGCTGTTGTATATATGCAA atgttttatatttgtttaaggaATGTGTtggaaaacaatttaagaaaCGCAATTACATTAACCGATAGTAATAGGCATCAAGCTATTGTATGTGCTTTAATCACAGATGTAAATTTTGATTCCAAGAATGAAATACTACTTGGGACTTATGGAAat tatattttaaattatgtctaCGAAAATAACAATTGGGTGGAACAACAACAATTTGATATGAGAGACTCagtttatacaatttgttatttagatATAACTGGCGAAGGAGTGAATGATGTAGTTGTAATGAGTGAGAGaggaatacatattttaaaa CATGAACCTAGGTATATAGTTGAAGTActaaaaaatcgtttaaaactATAG
- the LOC114124005 gene encoding KICSTOR complex protein kaptin-like isoform X1: MDGLVQSVVYDTSCPANIYSATVMHKVDGDQKIVMIASKKDMITLESKIVDDKVETYIVELNFSNIPSNAEIISIHCINRNKEFDDFVFGITYALVIENEDPETAETYLNIYSGFPGSSLEAIMENCETLQLDFVPFQLNHAIYMSETHKNGMWLLSGSDGKIHAYKSEQQEIVEKKIEDYFIEFEDTKDSIVLCFGTKSFSDYKKRMSYYGCETGYSMFSVVDSEKNQILQSFSERYESPITVMQLFNIHKKTVDIDNILSAVGDDFIPDCDTVNEKEQICLLVGSAVESAVVYMQMFYICLRNVLENNLRNAITLTDSNRHQAIVCALITDVNFDSKNEILLGTYGNYILNYVYENNNWVEQQQFDMRDSVYTICYLDITGEGVNDVVVMSERGIHILKHEPRYIVEVLKNRLKL; the protein is encoded by the exons atggacGGATTAGTACAGTCGGTAGTGTACGACACTTCGTGCCCGGCGAATATTTATTCAGCAACGGTAATGCATAAAGTCGATGGAGACCAAAAGATTGTTATGATCGCTTCAAAAAAGGACATGATCACTCTGGAGTCGAAGATAGTAGACGATAAGGTCGAAACTTATATTGTGGAactcaatttttctaatattccAA gtaaTGCTGAGATCATTTCTATACACTGCATAAACAGAAATAAGGAGTTTGATGATTTCGTTTTCGGAATAACATATGcattg GTTATAGAAAACGAAGATCCAGAAACGGCTGaaacatacttaaatatatactcaGGGTTTCCTGGTTCATCATTAGAAGCTATAATGGAAAATTGCGAAACACTTCAATTGGATTTTGTTCCATTTCAATTGAATCATGCCATTTATATGTCGGAAAcacataaaaac gGCATGTGGTTATTATCAGGAAGTGATGGAAAAATACACGCTTATAAGAGTGAACAACaagaaattgttgaaaaaaaaattgaggattattttattgaatttgaagATACAAAAGACTCTATTGTTCTGTGTTTTGGTACTAAATCATTCAGTGACTACAAAAA aaGAATGTCGTATTATGGATGTGAAACAGGATATTCAATGTTCTCAGTTGTtgattcagaaaaaaatcagATACTACAAAGTTTTTCTGAACGTTATGAATCACCAATAACAGTCAtgcaattgtttaatatacacaaaaaaactGTTGACATTGACAATATTCTTTCAG cAGTTGGAGATGATTTCATACCAGATTGTGATACTGTGAATGAAAAAGAACAAATCTGTCTACTAGTAGGAAGTGCAGTTGAAAGTGCTGTTGTATATATGCAA atgttttatatttgtttaaggaATGTGTtggaaaacaatttaagaaaCGCAATTACATTAACCGATAGTAATAGGCATCAAGCTATTGTATGTGCTTTAATCACAGATGTAAATTTTGATTCCAAGAATGAAATACTACTTGGGACTTATGGAAat tatattttaaattatgtctaCGAAAATAACAATTGGGTGGAACAACAACAATTTGATATGAGAGACTCagtttatacaatttgttatttagatATAACTGGCGAAGGAGTGAATGATGTAGTTGTAATGAGTGAGAGaggaatacatattttaaaa CATGAACCTAGGTATATAGTTGAAGTActaaaaaatcgtttaaaactATAG
- the LOC114124006 gene encoding polyprenol reductase yields the protein MDVSFLKIIFAFMAFSIVILSVLINLIESKLPVSIVQTFRYGKFSSEKKHFLVNYLEVPKNWFKHFYVFAAVWSTLGFVLVILAFVFKMPVPEFITYFLDMVALKNRRTSYNATAATVAMFCMLLQCWKRFYETHYLSIFSNSKINISHYAIGYIHYFGCIAAILAEAPSPFTSLSVDHLSYFLINDINIRLIIGIIIFLWAFQQQYLANVNLVNLRTNKEGKIITYEHKIPTGGLFDKISCPHLFCEMLIYMAIYIMLWGSQIWPYIFFWVLSNQCESAMLNHWWYQSKFKMYPKERYAFIPYIL from the coding sequence ATGgatgtttcttttttaaagattatttttgcCTTTATGGCATTTTCAATTGTCATTTTAAGTGttctaattaatttgattgaaTCTAAATTACCGGTATCTATAGTGCAAACGTTCAGGTACGGTAAATTTTCAAGTGAAAAGAAACATTTCTTAGTCAACTACTTGGAAGTACCAAAAAATtggttcaaacatttttatgtatttgctGCTGTTTGGTCAACACTTGGATttgtattagtaatattagcTTTTGTCTTCAAAATGCCTGTTCCTGaattcataacatattttctgGACATGGTAGCACTAAAGAATCGGCGAACTTCATACAACGCAACTGCTGCTACTGTCGCCATGTTCTGTATGCTATTACAATGCTGGAAACGTTTTTATGAAACCcactatttaagtattttttcaaattcgaaAATTAACATTTCTCATTACGCCATTGGCTACATACACTATTTTGGCTGTATAGCTGCCATATTAGCTGAAGCACCATCACCTTTTACCTCACTTTCTGTTGATCATCTATCCTACTtcttaattaatgatataaacatTAGACTTATCATagggattattatttttctgtggGCTTTTCAACAACAGTATTTGGCCAATGTAAATTTGGTTAATTTGAGAACAAATAAAGAAGGAAAAATCATAACATATGAACACAAAATTCCAACTGGTGGtttatttgacaaaatatcTTGTCCTCATTTGTTTTGCGAAATGCTTATATATATGGCTATATACATCATGCTTTGGGGAAGTCAGATCTggccttatatttttttttgggtgTTGAGCAATCAGTGCGAGTCTGCAATGCTCAATCATTGGTGGTatcaatcaaaattcaaaatgtacccAAAAGAAAGATATGCGTTCATTCCATACATAttgtaa
- the LOC114124005 gene encoding KICSTOR complex protein kaptin-like isoform X3, with the protein MDGLVQSVVYDTSCPANIYSATVMHKVDGDQKIVMIASKKDMITLESKIVDDKVETYIVELNFSNIPSNAEIISIHCINRNKEFDDFVFGITYALVIENEDPETAETYLNIYSGFPGSSLEAIMENCETLQLDFVPFQLNHAIYMSETHKNGMWLLSGSDGKIHAYKSEQQEIVEKKIEDYFIEFEDTKDSIVLCFGTKSFSDYKKRMSYYGCETGYSMFSVVDSEKNQILQSFSERYESPITVMQLFNIHKKTVDIDNILSAVGDDFIPDCDTVNEKEQICLLVGSAVESAVVYMNVLENNLRNAITLTDSNRHQAIVCALITDVNFDSKNEILLGTYGNYILNYVYENNNWVEQQQFDMRDSVYTICYLDITGEGVNDVVVMSERGIHILKHEPRYIVEVLKNRLKL; encoded by the exons atggacGGATTAGTACAGTCGGTAGTGTACGACACTTCGTGCCCGGCGAATATTTATTCAGCAACGGTAATGCATAAAGTCGATGGAGACCAAAAGATTGTTATGATCGCTTCAAAAAAGGACATGATCACTCTGGAGTCGAAGATAGTAGACGATAAGGTCGAAACTTATATTGTGGAactcaatttttctaatattccAA gtaaTGCTGAGATCATTTCTATACACTGCATAAACAGAAATAAGGAGTTTGATGATTTCGTTTTCGGAATAACATATGcattg GTTATAGAAAACGAAGATCCAGAAACGGCTGaaacatacttaaatatatactcaGGGTTTCCTGGTTCATCATTAGAAGCTATAATGGAAAATTGCGAAACACTTCAATTGGATTTTGTTCCATTTCAATTGAATCATGCCATTTATATGTCGGAAAcacataaaaac gGCATGTGGTTATTATCAGGAAGTGATGGAAAAATACACGCTTATAAGAGTGAACAACaagaaattgttgaaaaaaaaattgaggattattttattgaatttgaagATACAAAAGACTCTATTGTTCTGTGTTTTGGTACTAAATCATTCAGTGACTACAAAAA aaGAATGTCGTATTATGGATGTGAAACAGGATATTCAATGTTCTCAGTTGTtgattcagaaaaaaatcagATACTACAAAGTTTTTCTGAACGTTATGAATCACCAATAACAGTCAtgcaattgtttaatatacacaaaaaaactGTTGACATTGACAATATTCTTTCAG cAGTTGGAGATGATTTCATACCAGATTGTGATACTGTGAATGAAAAAGAACAAATCTGTCTACTAGTAGGAAGTGCAGTTGAAAGTGCTGTTGTATATAT gaATGTGTtggaaaacaatttaagaaaCGCAATTACATTAACCGATAGTAATAGGCATCAAGCTATTGTATGTGCTTTAATCACAGATGTAAATTTTGATTCCAAGAATGAAATACTACTTGGGACTTATGGAAat tatattttaaattatgtctaCGAAAATAACAATTGGGTGGAACAACAACAATTTGATATGAGAGACTCagtttatacaatttgttatttagatATAACTGGCGAAGGAGTGAATGATGTAGTTGTAATGAGTGAGAGaggaatacatattttaaaa CATGAACCTAGGTATATAGTTGAAGTActaaaaaatcgtttaaaactATAG
- the LOC114124008 gene encoding uncharacterized protein LOC114124008 has translation MVKIGLPWLLLVLMKLTNREIKSDEILSLQEVFDICQVEPSTEICDLLEKSSSLVDLNKLDLPEKRRQKTVFSSWGGKRQSTYPYGGKRPAFSSWGGKRASDKHGRPKQTFSSWGGKRSELDGYDNGEILEHQMDKRDFNGIKQDKNNYRNKMTKGIHALFTIFSDWSRDPEEKKGIRYAGIKSMRRSSDFFPWGGKRSTGDK, from the coding sequence ATGGTAAAAATTGGTTTACCCTGGTTGCTGCTGGTTCTAATGAAACTCACTAACCGAGAAATCAAGTCAGATGAGATTTTATCCTTACAAGAAGTGTTTGATATATGCCAAGTAGAACCTAGCACCGAAATATGCGATCTACTGGAAAAATCCTCGAGTCTAGTTGATCTAAACAAATTGGATTTACCAGAAAAGCGCCGACAGAAGACAGTATTCTCCAGTTGGGGCGGAAAAAGACAAAGCACTTATCCATATGGGGGAAAACGTCCAGCGTTTTCCAGTTGGGGAGGAAAACGAGCTTCGGATAAACACGGTCGACctaaacaaacattttcaaGTTGGGGAGGAAAAAGAAGTGAACTAGATGGTTATGATAATGGAGAAATACTTGAACACCAAATGGATAAAAGGGATTTTAATGGGATTaaacaagataaaaataattatagaaataaaatgacCAAAGGAATTCATGCATTGTTTACTATTTTCTCCGACTGGTCAAGGGATccagaagaaaaaaaaggcATTCGATACGCTGGTATTAAAAGTATGAGGAGAAGTTCCGATTTTTTTCCATGGGGTGGAAAACGATCTACcggtgataaataa